From Microbacterium sp. YJN-G, a single genomic window includes:
- a CDS encoding fasciclin domain-containing protein, whose protein sequence is MLSTKKKISAALSLGLAGVLVLAGCSMSGEPETPKAEPTAPETSEAAPETMDPAANLVGPGCEAYAEQVPDGDGSIQGMSQDPVAVAASNNPLLTTLVAAVSGQLNPDVNLVDTLNGSEFTVFAPVDDAFAAIDPATIEGLKTDTDTLTSILTYHVVPGQIEPADIAGMHKTVQGAEVEVTGSGESWMVDDANVICGGVQTANATVYLIDSVLMPPMQ, encoded by the coding sequence ATGCTCAGCACCAAGAAGAAGATCAGCGCCGCTCTCTCGCTCGGCCTCGCCGGCGTTCTCGTCCTGGCCGGCTGTTCGATGAGCGGCGAGCCCGAGACGCCCAAAGCGGAGCCGACGGCCCCCGAGACCTCGGAAGCAGCGCCCGAGACCATGGACCCGGCGGCGAACCTCGTCGGCCCCGGCTGCGAGGCCTATGCCGAGCAGGTTCCCGACGGTGACGGCTCGATCCAGGGCATGTCTCAGGACCCGGTCGCAGTGGCCGCGTCGAACAACCCGCTGCTCACCACGCTCGTCGCCGCGGTCAGCGGCCAGCTGAACCCCGACGTGAACCTGGTCGACACGCTCAACGGCAGCGAGTTCACCGTCTTCGCACCGGTCGACGACGCGTTCGCGGCGATCGACCCGGCGACCATCGAAGGGCTCAAGACCGACACCGACACGCTGACCTCGATCCTCACCTACCACGTGGTGCCCGGGCAGATCGAGCCGGCCGACATCGCAGGGATGCACAAGACGGTGCAGGGTGCCGAGGTCGAGGTGACCGGCTCGGGCGAGTCGTGGATGGTCGACGACGCCAACGTGATCTGCGGCGGCGTGCAGACCGCCAACGCCACGGTCTACCTCATCGACTCGGTGCTGATGCCTCCGATGCAGTGA
- the sigK gene encoding ECF RNA polymerase sigma factor SigK, whose protein sequence is MLVEMVIDGVEVPEDGSYGDPAADLLLRVARGDQHAFAALYDMLSPRVFALILKVVVNRSQSEEVLQEVFLEIWQSASRFAPNRGQGRSWVFTIAHRRAVDRVRSSQSSADRDVRAGVRELGGERDVVQETVESRIEGERVVRALATLPEAQQEALILAYYGGYSQSEIAALTSVPLGTIKTRMRDGLTRLRAEMGVTR, encoded by the coding sequence ATGCTTGTCGAGATGGTGATCGATGGCGTCGAGGTACCCGAGGACGGGTCGTACGGTGATCCTGCCGCCGACCTGCTCCTCCGCGTCGCGCGCGGCGATCAGCACGCATTCGCCGCGCTGTACGACATGCTCTCGCCGCGGGTGTTCGCGCTGATCCTGAAGGTCGTGGTCAACCGTTCGCAGAGCGAAGAGGTGCTGCAGGAGGTCTTCCTCGAGATCTGGCAATCCGCTTCGCGGTTCGCTCCGAACAGAGGTCAGGGACGATCCTGGGTCTTCACCATCGCGCATCGCCGGGCCGTCGACCGGGTGCGCTCGTCGCAGTCCAGCGCCGATCGCGACGTGCGCGCGGGCGTGCGCGAACTCGGCGGGGAGCGCGACGTCGTACAGGAGACGGTGGAGTCGAGGATCGAGGGCGAACGCGTCGTCAGGGCCCTTGCGACGCTGCCCGAGGCGCAGCAGGAGGCGCTGATCCTGGCCTATTACGGCGGCTACAGTCAGAGCGAGATCGCCGCGCTGACATCGGTGCCGCTGGGGACGATCAAGACGAGGATGCGAGACGGACTGACACGGCTGCGTGCCGAGATGGGGGTGACGAGATGA
- a CDS encoding aminodeoxychorismate lyase, translating to MSQRYALMIAPAEVADTRDDYSGTFTPVDVSAPALSIGELSTQRGDGVFESIGVIDGHANEAEAHLQRLAHSARICELPAPNLEQWRQAIAAVAVHAPAGEAVIKLILSRGVEHGPAPTAWATVAAAPDFTAVRRDGVRVATLDRGYDLGAGERAPWLLLGAKTLSYAVNMAALREARRRGADDAVFVTRDGFVLEAPTASLIIRSGGEFLTTAPSAGILHGTTQLAVFEHLERRGFTTRYGTLSATDLMKADAAWLVSSIRLAAPITAVDGAPLPTDPDLTDELNAFLLSPH from the coding sequence ATGTCACAGCGCTACGCCCTGATGATCGCGCCCGCCGAGGTCGCCGACACCCGAGACGACTACAGCGGCACCTTCACCCCGGTGGACGTGTCGGCTCCGGCGCTGAGCATCGGAGAGCTGAGCACGCAGCGCGGCGACGGCGTCTTCGAATCGATCGGCGTGATCGACGGGCACGCGAACGAGGCCGAGGCGCATCTGCAGCGGCTCGCGCACTCGGCTCGCATCTGCGAACTGCCCGCGCCGAACCTCGAGCAGTGGCGGCAGGCAATCGCGGCGGTCGCCGTGCACGCTCCTGCCGGTGAGGCCGTCATCAAGCTGATCCTCAGCCGCGGGGTCGAGCACGGACCGGCGCCCACCGCGTGGGCCACCGTCGCCGCCGCCCCGGACTTCACCGCCGTCCGTCGTGACGGCGTGCGCGTGGCCACCCTCGACCGCGGCTACGACCTGGGGGCGGGGGAGCGGGCGCCGTGGCTGCTGCTGGGGGCGAAGACGCTCTCTTACGCGGTCAACATGGCGGCGCTGCGCGAGGCCCGCCGGCGCGGAGCCGACGACGCGGTCTTCGTCACCCGTGACGGGTTCGTGCTCGAGGCGCCGACGGCATCCCTGATCATCCGGTCGGGCGGTGAGTTCCTGACCACCGCGCCGTCGGCTGGCATCCTGCACGGCACCACGCAGCTCGCCGTGTTCGAGCACCTCGAGCGGCGCGGATTCACGACGCGCTACGGCACCCTCTCGGCGACGGATCTGATGAAGGCGGATGCCGCGTGGCTGGTCTCCAGCATCCGTCTCGCCGCCCCCATCACCGCCGTCGACGGCGCGCCGCTGCCGACCGACCCCGACCTCACCGACGAGCTGAACGCCTTCCTGCTCTCCCCGCACTGA
- a CDS encoding cytochrome c biogenesis protein DipZ, which translates to MDLIIIGLLGGLITGISPCILPVLPVIFLTGGAQSARFDGEAAPAARSRPYLVILGLMLSFSLVTLLGSLLLGLLRLPQDVIRWAGIAVLLLLGIALIVPKLEQLLERPFQWIPRREVQNRGSGFGVGLALGAVFVPCAGPVLAAIIVAGSSGRIGIGTVLLTASFAVGVAVPLLAFALAGRGLVERIRAFRARERGLRIAAGIAMIALAIGLVFNLPQQLQRLLPDYTSGLQRGLAEQHGDALDLGGLVTDENRELDNCTNGATVLEECGTAPAIRGIEQWLNTPEGRAIDLDDLRGQVVLIDFWAYSCINCQRSIPHVVAWDEAYRDAGLQVIGIHSPEYAFEKRAENVRAGARDFGIEYPVALDNSLSTWTAYRNRYWPAHYLIDAEGTVRHISFGEGNYAATEQMIRRLLVDADPEVSLPAPTEVADSTPEVGSTTRETFLGSAKEVNYGGAGGYPAGPGDFEFPDQQPADSFALRGAWQIETQYATPAGSGSGSGGIRLSYRAGEVRMVLAGTGRITVRDADGAERTIEVGGTPRSYAVVDGAAETGTLTIEVDPGVRVYSFTFG; encoded by the coding sequence ATGGACCTCATCATCATCGGGCTGCTCGGCGGCCTCATCACCGGAATCTCACCGTGCATCCTGCCCGTGCTGCCGGTGATCTTCCTCACCGGCGGCGCCCAGTCCGCGAGATTCGACGGAGAGGCGGCACCGGCGGCACGCAGCAGGCCGTACCTGGTCATCCTCGGACTGATGCTGAGCTTCAGCCTGGTCACCCTCCTGGGCTCGCTGCTGCTGGGGCTGCTGCGCCTGCCTCAGGATGTCATCCGCTGGGCCGGGATCGCCGTGCTGCTGCTTCTGGGCATCGCCCTGATCGTGCCGAAGCTCGAGCAGCTGCTCGAGAGGCCGTTCCAGTGGATCCCGCGCAGAGAGGTGCAGAACCGCGGTTCGGGCTTCGGCGTCGGGCTCGCGCTCGGGGCGGTGTTCGTGCCGTGCGCCGGCCCCGTGCTCGCGGCGATCATCGTCGCCGGAAGCAGCGGCCGGATCGGCATCGGCACGGTGCTGCTCACGGCATCCTTCGCCGTCGGGGTCGCCGTCCCCCTGCTCGCCTTCGCTCTCGCCGGCCGTGGGCTGGTCGAGCGGATCCGCGCCTTCCGCGCCCGCGAGCGTGGACTGCGCATCGCCGCGGGAATCGCGATGATCGCCCTGGCGATCGGGCTGGTGTTCAACCTGCCGCAGCAGCTGCAGCGCCTGCTGCCCGATTACACGTCCGGGCTGCAGCGGGGACTGGCCGAGCAGCACGGCGACGCGCTCGACCTCGGTGGCCTGGTCACCGACGAGAACCGTGAGCTCGACAACTGCACGAACGGCGCCACCGTGCTCGAGGAGTGCGGCACGGCCCCCGCCATCCGCGGCATCGAGCAGTGGCTGAACACGCCGGAGGGACGTGCGATCGACCTCGACGACCTGCGCGGTCAGGTCGTGCTCATCGACTTCTGGGCCTACTCGTGCATCAACTGCCAGCGCTCCATCCCGCACGTCGTGGCCTGGGACGAGGCGTACCGCGATGCAGGCCTCCAGGTCATCGGCATCCACTCGCCCGAATACGCCTTCGAGAAGCGGGCCGAGAACGTCCGCGCCGGAGCTCGCGATTTCGGGATCGAGTACCCCGTCGCGCTCGACAACAGCCTCTCCACCTGGACCGCGTACCGCAACAGATACTGGCCGGCGCACTATCTCATCGACGCCGAGGGCACGGTGCGCCACATCTCCTTCGGCGAGGGCAACTATGCCGCGACTGAGCAGATGATCCGCCGGCTGCTCGTCGACGCCGATCCCGAGGTGTCGCTTCCGGCGCCGACCGAGGTGGCCGACTCCACGCCCGAGGTCGGCTCCACGACCCGCGAGACCTTCCTCGGTTCGGCGAAGGAGGTCAACTACGGCGGCGCAGGCGGCTACCCGGCAGGCCCCGGCGACTTCGAGTTCCCCGATCAGCAGCCCGCCGACAGCTTCGCCCTGCGCGGCGCGTGGCAGATCGAGACTCAGTACGCGACGCCCGCAGGCTCCGGCTCCGGCTCCGGCGGCATCCGGCTCTCCTATCGTGCCGGGGAGGTGCGCATGGTCCTCGCCGGCACCGGCCGGATCACCGTCCGCGATGCGGACGGCGCCGAACGCACCATCGAGGTCGGAGGCACACCCCGCTCGTACGCGGTCGTCGACGGCGCCGCCGAAACCGGCACGCTGACGATCGAGGTCGACCCCGGCGTGCGGGTGTACTCGTTCACCTTCGGATGA
- a CDS encoding type IV toxin-antitoxin system AbiEi family antitoxin domain-containing protein, translating to MSFVRAATAFARLGPIARAADLRARGVTKREIARSVSTGEIRRVRYGVYATIDADDSWVHAAQHGGTLRCVTAGRMLGLWILEDTDDLHLWFGHAGNPRSCERHPCEPRPHWDDGESTLGKLPPVRNVLLQIALCAGEETFFCALESALRRSMLRVGDLPWLAARVPRALRWLLGFARADADSGLESLIRLRLHRLGISVRTQVQVAGVGEVDIVIGDRLIIEADGKQNHDDGAGDPSQPLSSLRHKDLLRDARAAARGFETLRFDYAMIVHDWPTVEAAILAKIAAGAHLFPAAC from the coding sequence ATGTCATTCGTCCGCGCCGCAACCGCCTTCGCCCGCCTCGGCCCCATCGCACGAGCAGCTGATCTGCGCGCACGGGGCGTGACGAAGCGGGAGATCGCTCGGTCGGTCTCGACCGGCGAGATCCGCAGAGTGCGGTACGGCGTGTACGCCACCATCGATGCCGATGATTCCTGGGTCCATGCCGCTCAGCACGGCGGCACCCTGCGCTGCGTCACGGCGGGGCGGATGCTGGGACTGTGGATCCTCGAGGACACAGACGACCTGCATCTCTGGTTCGGCCACGCCGGCAACCCGCGCTCGTGCGAGCGGCACCCGTGCGAGCCTCGCCCGCATTGGGATGATGGTGAGAGCACGCTCGGCAAGCTGCCGCCCGTGCGCAACGTGCTCCTTCAGATCGCGCTGTGCGCCGGTGAGGAGACGTTCTTCTGCGCGTTGGAGTCCGCCCTGCGCAGATCCATGCTGCGAGTCGGGGACCTCCCGTGGCTGGCGGCGCGCGTGCCGCGTGCACTGCGCTGGCTGCTCGGCTTCGCACGGGCGGATGCCGACAGCGGGCTGGAGTCGCTCATCAGGCTGCGGCTGCACAGACTGGGGATCTCCGTGCGCACGCAGGTGCAGGTCGCCGGCGTCGGCGAGGTGGACATCGTCATCGGCGACCGCCTGATCATCGAGGCGGACGGCAAGCAGAACCACGACGACGGTGCGGGCGATCCGTCGCAGCCCCTGAGCTCGCTGCGGCATAAGGATCTGCTGCGTGATGCCAGGGCCGCTGCCCGCGGTTTCGAGACGCTGCGGTTCGACTACGCGATGATCGTACATGACTGGCCGACGGTCGAGGCTGCGATCCTGGCGAAGATCGCCGCAGGTGCGCATCTCTTCCCTGCCGCGTGCTGA
- a CDS encoding DNA-directed RNA polymerase subunit beta, with product MPEQFHRPVRRPTSAFDNIVGTADAAEQSRVAHATASALLERARRDDSGVITERLLAFASEHGIDEVAELWSHAPARSLPGALWRLYLLQTAIRADPALTAMLYERGRVELHTADAAIAGAPAPATPDELAELVDAILRGVFRGDFSVALDRAAAYCRVQASGATHVADDCEPTEPDRASELTRRALRLATYAGDLSAAGSSWRRGDLT from the coding sequence ATGCCCGAGCAGTTCCATCGCCCCGTCCGCCGGCCCACGAGCGCTTTCGACAACATCGTCGGAACGGCGGACGCGGCTGAGCAGTCGCGCGTGGCGCATGCCACGGCATCCGCTCTGCTCGAGCGCGCCCGGCGCGACGATTCCGGCGTGATCACCGAGCGGCTGCTGGCCTTCGCCTCCGAGCACGGCATCGACGAGGTCGCCGAGCTCTGGTCGCATGCACCGGCGCGATCGCTGCCCGGTGCGCTGTGGCGGCTGTACCTGCTGCAGACGGCGATCCGTGCCGATCCGGCACTGACCGCGATGCTGTACGAGCGCGGTCGCGTCGAGCTGCACACCGCGGATGCCGCGATCGCGGGCGCCCCCGCCCCGGCGACCCCCGACGAGCTCGCCGAGCTGGTCGATGCCATTCTGCGCGGTGTGTTCCGCGGGGACTTCTCGGTCGCCCTCGATCGTGCCGCGGCGTACTGCCGGGTGCAGGCGTCGGGAGCCACGCACGTGGCCGACGACTGCGAGCCCACCGAGCCCGATCGTGCCAGCGAGCTGACCCGCCGGGCGCTGCGGCTCGCGACCTACGCCGGTGACCTGTCGGCGGCCGGCAGCTCGTGGCGGCGCGGCGACCTGACCTGA
- a CDS encoding anti-sigma factor domain-containing protein → MNERDFAELTAGHALGALSDADERRYRDALAAHPEWRAIADDDLDTASALADALEDVTPPAAAREQLLARIASTPQTAEPPSGGAPAEPAEPQSRPERARWGRMLFALAAGLALLAGAGVATTAIVAQLQRPASVVALDEIRSAPDAEQTEVRLESGATATAHWSGELGKAVLVASGLDDLGEDRTYELWFVRGETPIPAGVFDADDGDATALLDVPMHAGDVIAVTVEQAGGSPTGAPTTEPIIVIPTA, encoded by the coding sequence ATGAACGAGCGGGACTTCGCCGAGCTCACCGCCGGCCATGCCCTCGGTGCGCTGTCGGATGCCGATGAGCGGCGTTACCGCGACGCGCTCGCCGCGCATCCGGAATGGCGCGCGATCGCAGACGACGACCTCGACACGGCGTCGGCGCTCGCCGACGCGCTCGAGGACGTGACACCGCCTGCGGCCGCGCGCGAGCAGCTGCTCGCCCGGATCGCGAGCACCCCCCAGACGGCGGAGCCGCCCTCCGGCGGGGCACCGGCCGAACCGGCCGAACCGCAGAGCCGCCCCGAGCGCGCACGATGGGGACGGATGCTGTTCGCCCTCGCGGCCGGACTCGCGCTGCTGGCCGGAGCCGGCGTGGCCACGACGGCCATCGTCGCCCAGCTGCAGCGCCCGGCATCCGTCGTCGCGCTGGATGAGATCCGGTCGGCACCGGATGCCGAGCAGACCGAGGTGCGTCTCGAGTCCGGGGCGACCGCCACCGCGCACTGGTCGGGTGAACTCGGCAAGGCCGTGCTGGTGGCATCCGGACTCGACGATCTCGGCGAGGACCGCACGTACGAGCTGTGGTTCGTGCGCGGCGAGACCCCGATCCCCGCCGGGGTGTTCGACGCGGACGACGGCGACGCGACGGCGCTGCTGGATGTGCCGATGCACGCGGGGGATGTCATCGCGGTGACCGTCGAACAGGCGGGAGGCTCGCCAACCGGCGCGCCGACCACCGAGCCGATCATCGTGATCCCGACGGCGTGA
- the pstB gene encoding phosphate ABC transporter ATP-binding protein PstB → MSKSIEVNDLNVYYSDFLAVEGVSLEIQPRSVTAFIGPSGCGKSTFLRTLNRMHEVIPGARVEGEVLLDGKDLYGPGVDPVLVRRQVGMVFQRPNPFPTMSIKENVLAGVKLNNAKMSKSDQDALVEKSLMGANLWNEVKDRLDKPGSGLSGGQQQRLCIARAIAVSPEVLLMDEPCSALDPISTYAIEELIGELKNEYTIVIVTHNMQQASRVSDKTAFFNISGTGKPGNLIEFDDTRTIFTTPSVQATEDYVSGRFG, encoded by the coding sequence ATGTCCAAGAGCATCGAAGTCAACGACCTCAACGTCTACTACAGCGATTTCCTCGCCGTCGAAGGCGTCTCCCTCGAGATCCAGCCGCGCAGCGTGACCGCGTTCATCGGCCCGTCGGGCTGCGGCAAGTCCACGTTCCTGCGCACGCTGAACCGCATGCACGAGGTCATCCCCGGCGCCCGCGTCGAGGGTGAGGTGCTGCTCGACGGCAAGGACCTGTACGGTCCGGGCGTCGACCCCGTGCTCGTGCGCCGTCAGGTGGGGATGGTCTTCCAGCGGCCGAACCCGTTCCCCACGATGTCGATCAAGGAGAACGTGCTCGCGGGCGTGAAGCTCAACAACGCGAAGATGTCCAAGAGCGACCAGGACGCCCTCGTCGAGAAGTCGCTGATGGGCGCGAACCTGTGGAACGAGGTCAAGGACCGTCTCGACAAGCCCGGGTCCGGCCTGTCGGGCGGCCAGCAGCAGCGTCTGTGCATCGCCCGCGCGATCGCCGTCTCGCCCGAGGTGCTGCTGATGGACGAGCCGTGCTCGGCTCTCGACCCGATCTCGACCTACGCGATCGAGGAGCTGATCGGCGAGCTGAAGAACGAGTACACGATCGTCATCGTCACGCACAACATGCAGCAGGCGAGCCGCGTCTCCGACAAGACCGCCTTCTTCAACATCTCCGGCACCGGCAAGCCCGGCAACCTGATCGAGTTCGACGACACCAGGACGATCTTCACCACCCCGTCCGTGCAGGCCACCGAGGACTACGTCTCCGGCCGCTTCGGGTGA
- a CDS encoding serine hydrolase domain-containing protein, producing the protein MTAMDDALALIDGWPVENAAVAVVSADGAMLSARGDQRRPYRLASVTKLLSAYAVLVAIEEGVFELDDPAGPEGSTVRHLLAHTSGLDFSEDKVRAEPGTRRIYSNRGFQVLADTLAERSGIPFATYLQEAVFAPLGMSATRLEGSAGAGAVSTASDLVRFAAELQHPALLAAETLRLATQVAFPGLGGVLPGYGNQRPNDWGLGFELRDAKDPHWTSDANSPATFGHFGQTGTFLWVDPQAGIACVALADRDFGPWAIEAWPPLSDAVLAAARG; encoded by the coding sequence ATGACCGCCATGGACGACGCGCTCGCCCTCATCGACGGCTGGCCGGTCGAGAACGCCGCAGTCGCCGTGGTCTCGGCCGACGGCGCGATGCTCTCCGCCCGAGGCGATCAGCGGCGCCCCTACCGGCTGGCCTCGGTCACGAAGCTGCTCAGCGCCTACGCGGTGCTCGTCGCGATCGAGGAGGGCGTCTTCGAGCTCGACGACCCGGCCGGCCCGGAGGGGTCGACCGTGCGGCACCTGCTGGCCCACACCTCGGGCCTGGACTTCTCCGAGGACAAGGTCCGCGCCGAGCCCGGCACCCGCCGCATCTACTCCAACCGCGGCTTCCAGGTGCTCGCCGACACCCTCGCGGAGCGCTCGGGCATCCCGTTCGCCACCTACCTGCAGGAGGCCGTCTTCGCCCCGCTCGGCATGAGCGCGACGCGGCTGGAGGGCTCTGCGGGCGCCGGCGCCGTCTCCACGGCATCCGATCTCGTCCGCTTCGCCGCCGAACTGCAGCATCCTGCGCTCCTCGCCGCCGAGACCCTCCGGCTCGCGACCCAGGTCGCGTTCCCCGGCCTGGGCGGCGTGCTGCCGGGATACGGCAACCAGCGGCCGAATGACTGGGGACTCGGGTTCGAACTGCGCGACGCGAAGGACCCGCATTGGACCTCTGACGCGAACTCGCCGGCGACGTTCGGGCACTTCGGGCAGACCGGCACGTTCCTCTGGGTCGACCCGCAGGCGGGCATCGCCTGCGTCGCCCTGGCCGACCGCGACTTCGGCCCCTGGGCGATCGAGGCGTGGCCTCCCCTGTCGGATGCCGTGCTCGCGGCCGCGCGCGGCTGA
- the pstA gene encoding phosphate ABC transporter permease PstA, with product MTTITASPASASLTSGRLARWAPWALLGGSLLVSFVVFGVASIGGDLADFNIAGAVIVGVLLYMVLITVVSAIAENRRNAIDRLMTALVATAFTIALLPLISLLWTVVANGIQRFDAEFFSFSMRNIVGEGGGIVHAIWGTVLITLMATVIAVPVGLMTSIYLVEYGRGRIAKGITFFVDVMTGIPSIVAGLFIYSVFALLVRPGISMGFMGALSLAVLMVPVVVRGSEELLRIVPNELREAAYALGVPKWLTILKVVLPTSIAGITTSVMLAIARVIGETAPLLLTAGFTASLNTNLFSGQMMTLPVFAYNSYMNQGMAADASVARAWASALTLILIVMLLNLVARLVAKWFAPKTAGR from the coding sequence ATGACCACGATCACCGCTTCGCCCGCCTCGGCATCCCTCACCTCCGGCCGGCTCGCACGCTGGGCGCCCTGGGCGCTGCTCGGCGGCAGCCTGCTCGTCTCCTTCGTCGTGTTCGGTGTCGCCTCGATCGGCGGCGACCTCGCCGACTTCAACATCGCGGGCGCCGTCATCGTCGGCGTGCTGCTCTACATGGTGCTGATCACCGTCGTCTCGGCCATCGCCGAGAACCGCCGCAACGCCATCGACCGGCTCATGACGGCGCTCGTCGCCACGGCCTTCACGATCGCGCTGCTGCCGCTGATCTCGCTGCTGTGGACCGTGGTCGCCAACGGCATCCAGCGCTTCGACGCGGAGTTCTTCAGCTTCTCGATGCGCAACATCGTCGGCGAGGGCGGCGGCATCGTGCACGCCATCTGGGGCACCGTGCTGATCACCCTGATGGCCACCGTGATCGCCGTGCCGGTGGGCCTGATGACCTCGATCTACCTCGTCGAGTACGGCCGCGGACGCATCGCGAAGGGCATCACGTTCTTCGTGGACGTCATGACCGGCATCCCCTCGATCGTCGCCGGTCTGTTCATCTACTCGGTGTTCGCGCTGCTCGTGCGCCCCGGCATCTCGATGGGCTTCATGGGTGCCCTGTCGCTGGCGGTGCTCATGGTGCCCGTGGTCGTGCGAGGCAGCGAGGAGCTGCTGCGCATCGTGCCGAACGAGCTGCGCGAGGCCGCCTACGCGCTCGGCGTGCCGAAGTGGCTCACGATCCTCAAGGTCGTGCTGCCCACCTCGATCGCCGGCATCACCACCTCGGTCATGCTCGCCATCGCCCGCGTGATCGGTGAGACGGCGCCGCTGCTGCTGACCGCCGGCTTCACCGCGAGCCTGAACACCAACCTGTTCAGCGGGCAGATGATGACCCTGCCCGTGTTCGCCTACAACTCGTACATGAACCAGGGCATGGCCGCCGACGCCTCGGTGGCCCGTGCGTGGGCCTCGGCGCTCACCCTGATCCTGATCGTCATGCTGCTGAACCTCGTCGCGCGTCTGGTCGCGAAGTGGTTCGCCCCGAAGACCGCCGGCCGCTGA